The following coding sequences lie in one Xanthomonas hortorum pv. pelargonii genomic window:
- the treA gene encoding alpha,alpha-trehalase TreA, with protein sequence MSSAAPPCCTSLLGLSLSMFVAPCTLTAAPMDTPVVNAPAATPPTPDLAYPELFQAVQRGELFDDQKHFVDFLPLRDPALINADYLAQHDHPGFDLRKFVDANFEESPPVQTDAIRQDTALREHIDDLWPKLVRSQTHVPQYSSLLALPHPYVVPGGRFREVYYWDSYFTMLGLVKSGETTLSRQMLDNFAYLIDTYGHIPNGNRSYYLSRSQPPFFSYMVELQAGVEGEAVYQRYLPQLQKEYAYWMQGSDDLQPGQAARHVVRLTDGSLLNRYWDERDTPRPEAWLHDTRTAAEASDRPAAEVYRDLRAGAESGWDYTSRWLADGQNLRTIRTTAIIPIDLNSLLYHLERTLAQACAQPGAECTQDYAALALQRKQAIDAHLWNKAGYYADYDWQTRKLSDQVTAAALYPLFAGLSSDDHAKRTASSVRARLLRPGGLATTAVKTGQQWDEPNGWAPLQWVAVDGLRRYGEDALARTIGERFLTQVQALFAREHKLVEKYGLEAEAAGGGGGEYALQDGFGWTNGVTLMLLNLYPDTATKAAPAKRARKPEAATR encoded by the coding sequence ATGAGTTCTGCCGCGCCCCCGTGCTGCACGTCGCTGCTTGGCCTGTCGCTGAGCATGTTCGTTGCGCCGTGCACGCTGACTGCCGCGCCGATGGACACTCCGGTCGTCAATGCGCCGGCGGCCACCCCGCCCACGCCCGACCTGGCCTACCCGGAACTGTTCCAGGCGGTGCAGCGCGGCGAGCTGTTCGACGACCAGAAACATTTCGTCGACTTTCTGCCGCTGCGCGACCCGGCACTGATCAACGCCGACTATCTGGCGCAACACGATCACCCCGGTTTCGACCTGCGCAAGTTCGTGGACGCCAATTTCGAAGAATCGCCGCCGGTGCAGACCGACGCGATCCGCCAGGACACCGCGCTGCGCGAACATATCGACGACCTGTGGCCCAAGCTGGTGCGCAGCCAGACCCACGTGCCGCAGTACAGCAGCCTGCTGGCGCTGCCGCATCCGTACGTGGTGCCGGGCGGGCGCTTCCGCGAGGTGTATTACTGGGATTCCTACTTCACCATGCTCGGCTTGGTGAAGAGCGGCGAGACCACGCTCAGCCGCCAGATGCTGGACAACTTCGCCTACCTGATCGACACCTACGGGCACATCCCCAACGGCAATCGCAGCTACTACCTCAGCCGCTCGCAGCCGCCGTTCTTCTCCTACATGGTGGAACTGCAGGCCGGTGTGGAAGGCGAGGCGGTGTATCAGCGCTACCTGCCGCAGCTGCAGAAGGAATACGCCTACTGGATGCAGGGCAGCGACGACCTGCAGCCCGGCCAGGCCGCGCGCCACGTGGTGCGCCTGACCGACGGCAGCCTGCTCAACCGCTATTGGGACGAGCGCGACACCCCGCGCCCGGAAGCCTGGCTGCACGACACCCGCACCGCCGCCGAAGCGAGCGACCGCCCGGCCGCCGAGGTCTACCGCGACCTGCGCGCCGGTGCCGAAAGCGGCTGGGACTACACCAGCCGCTGGCTGGCCGATGGGCAGAACCTGCGCACCATCCGCACCACCGCCATCATCCCGATCGATCTGAACAGCCTGCTCTATCACCTGGAGCGCACCCTGGCCCAGGCCTGCGCGCAGCCGGGTGCCGAGTGCACGCAGGACTACGCCGCGCTGGCACTGCAGCGCAAGCAGGCCATCGATGCGCATCTGTGGAACAAGGCCGGCTATTACGCCGACTACGATTGGCAGACGCGCAAGCTGAGCGACCAGGTCACCGCCGCTGCGCTGTATCCGCTGTTTGCCGGTCTGTCGTCGGACGACCACGCCAAGCGCACCGCCAGCAGCGTGCGTGCGCGTCTGCTGCGTCCCGGCGGCCTGGCCACCACCGCAGTGAAGACCGGCCAGCAATGGGACGAGCCCAATGGCTGGGCGCCGCTGCAATGGGTGGCGGTGGACGGCCTGCGCCGTTACGGCGAAGACGCGCTGGCACGCACCATCGGCGAGCGCTTTCTCACCCAGGTGCAGGCGCTGTTCGCGCGCGAACACAAGCTGGTCGAAAAATACGGTCTGGAAGCCGAGGCAGCCGGCGGCGGCGGCGGCGAATACGCACTGCAGGACGGCTTCGGCTGGACCAACGGCGTCACCTTGATGCTGTTGAATCTATACCCGGACACAGCGACCAAGGCGGCGCCGGCCAAACGCGCGCGCAAGCCCGAAGCGGCGACGCGCTGA
- a CDS encoding DUF72 domain-containing protein: MSPRSSIAVPRVRCGCAGWSIPAADRAAFADGASVLQRYATRFDAVEINSSFYRPHRASTYARWADSVPEDFRFSVKLPRSISHDARLRAAGPLLDAFLAQAGALGTRLGCLLLQLPPSAAFDARVAASFFAMLRRRWDGGVVCEPRHASWFLPQAQALLTRHHIARCAADPSPVPEAATPSPTAGPYYWRWHGAPRIYYSSYDDSAMQALADAVRNAPQNAAHPQAERWVIFDNTAAGLAVPNALQLQRLLGTDRKR, encoded by the coding sequence ATGTCGCCTCGTTCGTCCATCGCCGTGCCGCGTGTGCGCTGTGGCTGTGCAGGCTGGTCGATTCCGGCCGCCGACCGCGCGGCGTTTGCTGACGGTGCCAGCGTGTTGCAGCGTTACGCCACGCGTTTTGATGCGGTTGAAATCAACTCCTCGTTCTATCGCCCGCACCGCGCCAGCACTTATGCGCGCTGGGCCGACAGCGTGCCGGAGGATTTCCGTTTTTCGGTCAAGCTGCCGCGCAGCATCAGCCACGATGCGCGCCTGCGTGCGGCCGGTCCGTTGCTGGATGCCTTTCTCGCCCAGGCCGGCGCGCTGGGCACGCGGCTGGGCTGCCTGCTGCTGCAGTTGCCGCCCAGCGCCGCCTTCGATGCGCGCGTGGCGGCCAGCTTTTTCGCGATGCTGCGGCGGCGCTGGGACGGCGGCGTGGTGTGCGAGCCGCGCCACGCCAGCTGGTTTCTGCCGCAGGCACAGGCGCTGCTGACGCGCCACCACATCGCACGCTGCGCCGCCGACCCGTCGCCGGTTCCCGAAGCCGCCACACCAAGCCCTACCGCCGGGCCGTACTACTGGCGCTGGCATGGCGCGCCGCGCATCTACTACAGCAGTTACGACGACAGCGCGATGCAGGCATTAGCCGACGCGGTGCGCAATGCACCGCAGAACGCGGCGCATCCGCAGGCCGAACGCTGGGTGATCTTCGACAACACTGCCGCCGGGCTGGCAGTGCCCAACGCGCTGCAGCTGCAGCGTTTGCTGGGAACCGACCGCAAGCGCTAG